A single window of Channa argus isolate prfri chromosome 12, Channa argus male v1.0, whole genome shotgun sequence DNA harbors:
- the si:dkey-33c9.6 gene encoding active breakpoint cluster region-related protein isoform X1: MDIYQDAVEYLELQQIPVVVEAEADVLEEDVFQEEGGSCFLSPLPGDTIDLPDTPTLFTPEELLEKRLVVLKGMLESEEVYLRELETLLMPMKALWASAGTSQPVLSSRQLQTVFYQVPELRDLHQSFYSGLKARLSAHCQTDLGEEKDITQAGHELTVGDLFLKMVNQIGLYGGFIQNYEDAVQVVRKCTQSDPRFRTLAESMMSNNGAEKARTKYTFEALLYKPLDRVTKTTLILLDLLKTTPAEHKDYVALQEALRLSRSFLAGVNESSQSKREVTLSHGMRRQLMRDGFVVDVSELDRSLRHLFLYTDLLLCTRFKHATRGKQDQYRFCWYLPLAGLKLRWTADQERSSDTLLRLQTIRSKMYLLQQQLKQQAKVSRVLAMAARSRKKLEQMELMLLTHSPIYRLELHSPSGKSHTLLLSSLYELEEWREAILKLTTDNIETVPPDLLTLTSSCVKLRMTQQPPLHSSSSNSSTSSSSSSSSTTSFVEDEESLCGTLSVAIHSASGLQQPTSVYVCVEVDGYEFYDKQAQTHSSVLSLCPHWDQELSFQVDGAQNMRVLCVSQSDGQDDTVLGKTTLKLDSKTLNKRWRRQTLQLGQVEVTLSLKYSPHPLEPPGSPAQQQPVFCVPIETVAQQEGVLVPHVVRCCVEEVERRGMEEVGIYRISGTTSEIAMLKAAFNSNLREAVTRLRSAEVNAVSGVLKLYFRELPEPLIPAELFQSLARTLDIQDFNSRLVSMLSLLQNCPDPNRHTFFYLMHHLRRISEKQHINKMSLLNLATVFGPSLLRPPVAGLGHDAFVVDISQEVVVQVQVVFCYLQCNNLPEAQIALPHDTDAEDETSHT; encoded by the exons ATGGATATCTACCAGGACGCTGTGGAATATTTGGAGTTGCAACAAATACCAG TTGTAGTGGAGGCAGAGGCGGATGTCTTGGAGGAGGATGTGTTccaggaggagggggggtcctgttttctctctcctctacCAGGCGACACCATAGACTTACCTGACACGCCT ACGTTGTTCACCCCTGAGGAACTGTTGGAGAAGAGGCTTGTGGTCCTGAAAGGCATGCTGGAGAGTGAGGAGGTCTACCTCAGGGAGCTGGAGACATTGCTCATG cCCATGAAGGCTTTGTGGGCATCAGCAGGGACCTCCCAGCCAGTTCTGTCCAGTCGACAGCTCCAGACTGTTTTCTACCAGGTCCCTGAGCTCCGAGACTTGCACCAAAGTTTCTACTCGGGTCTGAAGGCCCGGCTGAGTGCTCACTGCCAGACAGATCTGGGTGAGGAAAAAGATATAACCCAGGCGGGCCATGAACTGACAGTGGGGGACCTCTTTTTGAAAATG GTGAACCAGATTGGTCTGTATGGTGGTTTCATTCAAAACTATGAGGACGCTGTTCAAGTTGTTCGCAAGTGCACACAGTCAGACCCTCGCTTCCGAACTCTGGCAGAG AGCATGATGTCAAACAATGGAGCAGAAAAAGCTCGGACCAAATACACATTTGAAG CTCTGCTGTACAAACCTTTGGACAGAGTCACCAAGACCACACTAATTCTGCTG GACCTCCTGAAGACTACTCCAGCGGAGCATAAAGATTACGTAGCCTTACAGGAAGCTCTGAGATTGTCTCGCAGCTTCTTGGCTGGTGTCAATGAGAGTTCACAGAGCAAACGGGAGGTTACGCTCAGTCACGGGATG AGACGCCAGCTGATGCGTGATGGCTTTGTTGTGGATGTCAGTGAATTGGATCGCAGCTTGCGTCACCTTTTTCTTTACACCGACCTGCTGCTGTGCACCAGATTCAAACATGCGACCCGAGG GAAGCAGGACCAGTACAGGTTCTGCTGGTATCTTCCTCTTGCTGGTCTAAAACTACGCTGGACTGCAGATCAGGAACGATCCTCTGACACACTCCTGCGCTTACAAACCATTAGATCCAAGATGTatctcctccagcagcagctaAAGCAGCAAGCA aagGTCTCCAGAGTTCTAGCCATGGCAGCTCGTAGCAGGAAGAAACTGGAGCAGATGGAGCTGATGCTGCTCACTCACTCCCCTATTTACAGGCTGGAGCTGCACAGCCCAAGTGGCAAG AGTCACACTCTCCTCCTGTCCTCTTTATACGAACTTGAAGAATGGAGAGAAGCAATTCTGAAGCTCACCACAGACA ACATAGAAACGGTCCCTCCAGACCTGCTCACCTTGACCAGCTCATGTGTGAAACTGAGAATGACCCAGCAGCCACCActacacagcagcagcagcaatagcagcaccagcagcagcagcagcagcagcagcaccaccagTTTTG TAGAGGACGAGGAGTCCTTGTGTGGGACGCTGAGTGTGGCAATTCACTCTGCCTCCGGTCTGCAGCAACCAACCa gtgtgtatgtgtgtgtggaggtagATGGTTACGAGTTTTATGACAAACAGGCGCAGACACACTCATCAGTCCTCAGCCTCTGCCCTCACTGGGACCAG GAGCTGTCTTTCCAGGTGGACGGGGCACAGAACATGAGGGTGCTCTGTGTGAGCCAGTCTGACGGACAAGATGATACTGTGCTgggaaaaacaactttaaag TTGGACTCTAAGACCCTGAATAAACGATGGAGGAGACAGACTCTACAGCTTGGCCAGGTGGAGGTGACCCTGTCCCTGAAGTACAGTCCCCACCCACTTGAACCTCCCGGCTCCCCAGCTCAACAACAGCCTGTCTTCTGTGTCCCCATTGAAACTGTGGCGCA ACAGGAGGGAGTGCTGGTTCCTCATGTGGTGCGATGCTgcgtggaggaggtggagaggagggggatggaggaggtgggaaTCTACAGGATTTCAGGAACCACCAGTGAAATCGCCATGCTCAAGGCTGCGTTCAACAGCa ATCTACGTGAAGCAGTAACCAGGCTAAGAAGTGCAGAGGTGAATGCTGTCTCTGGTGTTCTCAAACTCTACTTCAGAGAGCTGCCTGAGCCTCTTATTCCCGCTGAGCTGTTTCAGAGTCTTGCCAGAACGCTGG ACATCCAGGACTTTAACTCACGGCTGGTCTCCATGCTGTCCCTGCTACAGAATTGTCCTGATCCAAACCGCCACACCTTCTTCTACCTTATGCATCACCTTAGACG AATATCTGAGAAGCAGCACATCAACAAGATGTCTCTGCTGAACCTGGCTACAGTATTCGGTCCCAGCCTCTTACGCCCCCCTGTGGCTGGACTAGGGCATGACGCCTTTGTTGTGGACATCTCCCAGGAGGTGGTAGTGCAG GTGCAGGTGGTTTTCTGCTATCTGCAGTGCAACAACCTCCCTGAGGCCCAGATTGCTCTGCCACATGATACAGATGCTGAAGATGAGACCAGCCACACGTGA
- the si:dkey-33c9.6 gene encoding active breakpoint cluster region-related protein isoform X2, which produces MDIYQDAVEYLELQQIPVVVEAEADVLEEDVFQEEGGSCFLSPLPGDTIDLPDTPTLFTPEELLEKRLVVLKGMLESEEVYLRELETLLMPMKALWASAGTSQPVLSSRQLQTVFYQVPELRDLHQSFYSGLKARLSAHCQTDLGEEKDITQAGHELTVGDLFLKMVNQIGLYGGFIQNYEDAVQVVRKCTQSDPRFRTLAESMMSNNGAEKARTKYTFEALLYKPLDRVTKTTLILLDLLKTTPAEHKDYVALQEALRLSRSFLAGVNESSQSKREVTLSHGMRRQLMRDGFVVDVSELDRSLRHLFLYTDLLLCTRFKHATRGKQDQYRFCWYLPLAGLKLRWTADQERSSDTLLRLQTIRSKMYLLQQQLKQQAKVSRVLAMAARSRKKLEQMELMLLTHSPIYRLELHSPSGKSHTLLLSSLYELEEWREAILKLTTDNIETVPPDLLTLTSSCVKLRMTQQPPLHSSSSNSSTSSSSSSSSTTSFEDEESLCGTLSVAIHSASGLQQPTSVYVCVEVDGYEFYDKQAQTHSSVLSLCPHWDQELSFQVDGAQNMRVLCVSQSDGQDDTVLGKTTLKLDSKTLNKRWRRQTLQLGQVEVTLSLKYSPHPLEPPGSPAQQQPVFCVPIETVAQQEGVLVPHVVRCCVEEVERRGMEEVGIYRISGTTSEIAMLKAAFNSNLREAVTRLRSAEVNAVSGVLKLYFRELPEPLIPAELFQSLARTLDIQDFNSRLVSMLSLLQNCPDPNRHTFFYLMHHLRRISEKQHINKMSLLNLATVFGPSLLRPPVAGLGHDAFVVDISQEVVVQVQVVFCYLQCNNLPEAQIALPHDTDAEDETSHT; this is translated from the exons ATGGATATCTACCAGGACGCTGTGGAATATTTGGAGTTGCAACAAATACCAG TTGTAGTGGAGGCAGAGGCGGATGTCTTGGAGGAGGATGTGTTccaggaggagggggggtcctgttttctctctcctctacCAGGCGACACCATAGACTTACCTGACACGCCT ACGTTGTTCACCCCTGAGGAACTGTTGGAGAAGAGGCTTGTGGTCCTGAAAGGCATGCTGGAGAGTGAGGAGGTCTACCTCAGGGAGCTGGAGACATTGCTCATG cCCATGAAGGCTTTGTGGGCATCAGCAGGGACCTCCCAGCCAGTTCTGTCCAGTCGACAGCTCCAGACTGTTTTCTACCAGGTCCCTGAGCTCCGAGACTTGCACCAAAGTTTCTACTCGGGTCTGAAGGCCCGGCTGAGTGCTCACTGCCAGACAGATCTGGGTGAGGAAAAAGATATAACCCAGGCGGGCCATGAACTGACAGTGGGGGACCTCTTTTTGAAAATG GTGAACCAGATTGGTCTGTATGGTGGTTTCATTCAAAACTATGAGGACGCTGTTCAAGTTGTTCGCAAGTGCACACAGTCAGACCCTCGCTTCCGAACTCTGGCAGAG AGCATGATGTCAAACAATGGAGCAGAAAAAGCTCGGACCAAATACACATTTGAAG CTCTGCTGTACAAACCTTTGGACAGAGTCACCAAGACCACACTAATTCTGCTG GACCTCCTGAAGACTACTCCAGCGGAGCATAAAGATTACGTAGCCTTACAGGAAGCTCTGAGATTGTCTCGCAGCTTCTTGGCTGGTGTCAATGAGAGTTCACAGAGCAAACGGGAGGTTACGCTCAGTCACGGGATG AGACGCCAGCTGATGCGTGATGGCTTTGTTGTGGATGTCAGTGAATTGGATCGCAGCTTGCGTCACCTTTTTCTTTACACCGACCTGCTGCTGTGCACCAGATTCAAACATGCGACCCGAGG GAAGCAGGACCAGTACAGGTTCTGCTGGTATCTTCCTCTTGCTGGTCTAAAACTACGCTGGACTGCAGATCAGGAACGATCCTCTGACACACTCCTGCGCTTACAAACCATTAGATCCAAGATGTatctcctccagcagcagctaAAGCAGCAAGCA aagGTCTCCAGAGTTCTAGCCATGGCAGCTCGTAGCAGGAAGAAACTGGAGCAGATGGAGCTGATGCTGCTCACTCACTCCCCTATTTACAGGCTGGAGCTGCACAGCCCAAGTGGCAAG AGTCACACTCTCCTCCTGTCCTCTTTATACGAACTTGAAGAATGGAGAGAAGCAATTCTGAAGCTCACCACAGACA ACATAGAAACGGTCCCTCCAGACCTGCTCACCTTGACCAGCTCATGTGTGAAACTGAGAATGACCCAGCAGCCACCActacacagcagcagcagcaatagcagcaccagcagcagcagcagcagcagcagcaccaccagTTTTG AGGACGAGGAGTCCTTGTGTGGGACGCTGAGTGTGGCAATTCACTCTGCCTCCGGTCTGCAGCAACCAACCa gtgtgtatgtgtgtgtggaggtagATGGTTACGAGTTTTATGACAAACAGGCGCAGACACACTCATCAGTCCTCAGCCTCTGCCCTCACTGGGACCAG GAGCTGTCTTTCCAGGTGGACGGGGCACAGAACATGAGGGTGCTCTGTGTGAGCCAGTCTGACGGACAAGATGATACTGTGCTgggaaaaacaactttaaag TTGGACTCTAAGACCCTGAATAAACGATGGAGGAGACAGACTCTACAGCTTGGCCAGGTGGAGGTGACCCTGTCCCTGAAGTACAGTCCCCACCCACTTGAACCTCCCGGCTCCCCAGCTCAACAACAGCCTGTCTTCTGTGTCCCCATTGAAACTGTGGCGCA ACAGGAGGGAGTGCTGGTTCCTCATGTGGTGCGATGCTgcgtggaggaggtggagaggagggggatggaggaggtgggaaTCTACAGGATTTCAGGAACCACCAGTGAAATCGCCATGCTCAAGGCTGCGTTCAACAGCa ATCTACGTGAAGCAGTAACCAGGCTAAGAAGTGCAGAGGTGAATGCTGTCTCTGGTGTTCTCAAACTCTACTTCAGAGAGCTGCCTGAGCCTCTTATTCCCGCTGAGCTGTTTCAGAGTCTTGCCAGAACGCTGG ACATCCAGGACTTTAACTCACGGCTGGTCTCCATGCTGTCCCTGCTACAGAATTGTCCTGATCCAAACCGCCACACCTTCTTCTACCTTATGCATCACCTTAGACG AATATCTGAGAAGCAGCACATCAACAAGATGTCTCTGCTGAACCTGGCTACAGTATTCGGTCCCAGCCTCTTACGCCCCCCTGTGGCTGGACTAGGGCATGACGCCTTTGTTGTGGACATCTCCCAGGAGGTGGTAGTGCAG GTGCAGGTGGTTTTCTGCTATCTGCAGTGCAACAACCTCCCTGAGGCCCAGATTGCTCTGCCACATGATACAGATGCTGAAGATGAGACCAGCCACACGTGA
- the si:dkey-33c9.6 gene encoding active breakpoint cluster region-related protein isoform X3, producing MDIYQDAVEYLELQQIPVEAEADVLEEDVFQEEGGSCFLSPLPGDTIDLPDTPTLFTPEELLEKRLVVLKGMLESEEVYLRELETLLMPMKALWASAGTSQPVLSSRQLQTVFYQVPELRDLHQSFYSGLKARLSAHCQTDLGEEKDITQAGHELTVGDLFLKMVNQIGLYGGFIQNYEDAVQVVRKCTQSDPRFRTLAESMMSNNGAEKARTKYTFEALLYKPLDRVTKTTLILLDLLKTTPAEHKDYVALQEALRLSRSFLAGVNESSQSKREVTLSHGMRRQLMRDGFVVDVSELDRSLRHLFLYTDLLLCTRFKHATRGKQDQYRFCWYLPLAGLKLRWTADQERSSDTLLRLQTIRSKMYLLQQQLKQQAKVSRVLAMAARSRKKLEQMELMLLTHSPIYRLELHSPSGKSHTLLLSSLYELEEWREAILKLTTDNIETVPPDLLTLTSSCVKLRMTQQPPLHSSSSNSSTSSSSSSSSTTSFVEDEESLCGTLSVAIHSASGLQQPTSVYVCVEVDGYEFYDKQAQTHSSVLSLCPHWDQELSFQVDGAQNMRVLCVSQSDGQDDTVLGKTTLKLDSKTLNKRWRRQTLQLGQVEVTLSLKYSPHPLEPPGSPAQQQPVFCVPIETVAQQEGVLVPHVVRCCVEEVERRGMEEVGIYRISGTTSEIAMLKAAFNSNLREAVTRLRSAEVNAVSGVLKLYFRELPEPLIPAELFQSLARTLDIQDFNSRLVSMLSLLQNCPDPNRHTFFYLMHHLRRISEKQHINKMSLLNLATVFGPSLLRPPVAGLGHDAFVVDISQEVVVQVQVVFCYLQCNNLPEAQIALPHDTDAEDETSHT from the exons ATGGATATCTACCAGGACGCTGTGGAATATTTGGAGTTGCAACAAATACCAG TGGAGGCAGAGGCGGATGTCTTGGAGGAGGATGTGTTccaggaggagggggggtcctgttttctctctcctctacCAGGCGACACCATAGACTTACCTGACACGCCT ACGTTGTTCACCCCTGAGGAACTGTTGGAGAAGAGGCTTGTGGTCCTGAAAGGCATGCTGGAGAGTGAGGAGGTCTACCTCAGGGAGCTGGAGACATTGCTCATG cCCATGAAGGCTTTGTGGGCATCAGCAGGGACCTCCCAGCCAGTTCTGTCCAGTCGACAGCTCCAGACTGTTTTCTACCAGGTCCCTGAGCTCCGAGACTTGCACCAAAGTTTCTACTCGGGTCTGAAGGCCCGGCTGAGTGCTCACTGCCAGACAGATCTGGGTGAGGAAAAAGATATAACCCAGGCGGGCCATGAACTGACAGTGGGGGACCTCTTTTTGAAAATG GTGAACCAGATTGGTCTGTATGGTGGTTTCATTCAAAACTATGAGGACGCTGTTCAAGTTGTTCGCAAGTGCACACAGTCAGACCCTCGCTTCCGAACTCTGGCAGAG AGCATGATGTCAAACAATGGAGCAGAAAAAGCTCGGACCAAATACACATTTGAAG CTCTGCTGTACAAACCTTTGGACAGAGTCACCAAGACCACACTAATTCTGCTG GACCTCCTGAAGACTACTCCAGCGGAGCATAAAGATTACGTAGCCTTACAGGAAGCTCTGAGATTGTCTCGCAGCTTCTTGGCTGGTGTCAATGAGAGTTCACAGAGCAAACGGGAGGTTACGCTCAGTCACGGGATG AGACGCCAGCTGATGCGTGATGGCTTTGTTGTGGATGTCAGTGAATTGGATCGCAGCTTGCGTCACCTTTTTCTTTACACCGACCTGCTGCTGTGCACCAGATTCAAACATGCGACCCGAGG GAAGCAGGACCAGTACAGGTTCTGCTGGTATCTTCCTCTTGCTGGTCTAAAACTACGCTGGACTGCAGATCAGGAACGATCCTCTGACACACTCCTGCGCTTACAAACCATTAGATCCAAGATGTatctcctccagcagcagctaAAGCAGCAAGCA aagGTCTCCAGAGTTCTAGCCATGGCAGCTCGTAGCAGGAAGAAACTGGAGCAGATGGAGCTGATGCTGCTCACTCACTCCCCTATTTACAGGCTGGAGCTGCACAGCCCAAGTGGCAAG AGTCACACTCTCCTCCTGTCCTCTTTATACGAACTTGAAGAATGGAGAGAAGCAATTCTGAAGCTCACCACAGACA ACATAGAAACGGTCCCTCCAGACCTGCTCACCTTGACCAGCTCATGTGTGAAACTGAGAATGACCCAGCAGCCACCActacacagcagcagcagcaatagcagcaccagcagcagcagcagcagcagcagcaccaccagTTTTG TAGAGGACGAGGAGTCCTTGTGTGGGACGCTGAGTGTGGCAATTCACTCTGCCTCCGGTCTGCAGCAACCAACCa gtgtgtatgtgtgtgtggaggtagATGGTTACGAGTTTTATGACAAACAGGCGCAGACACACTCATCAGTCCTCAGCCTCTGCCCTCACTGGGACCAG GAGCTGTCTTTCCAGGTGGACGGGGCACAGAACATGAGGGTGCTCTGTGTGAGCCAGTCTGACGGACAAGATGATACTGTGCTgggaaaaacaactttaaag TTGGACTCTAAGACCCTGAATAAACGATGGAGGAGACAGACTCTACAGCTTGGCCAGGTGGAGGTGACCCTGTCCCTGAAGTACAGTCCCCACCCACTTGAACCTCCCGGCTCCCCAGCTCAACAACAGCCTGTCTTCTGTGTCCCCATTGAAACTGTGGCGCA ACAGGAGGGAGTGCTGGTTCCTCATGTGGTGCGATGCTgcgtggaggaggtggagaggagggggatggaggaggtgggaaTCTACAGGATTTCAGGAACCACCAGTGAAATCGCCATGCTCAAGGCTGCGTTCAACAGCa ATCTACGTGAAGCAGTAACCAGGCTAAGAAGTGCAGAGGTGAATGCTGTCTCTGGTGTTCTCAAACTCTACTTCAGAGAGCTGCCTGAGCCTCTTATTCCCGCTGAGCTGTTTCAGAGTCTTGCCAGAACGCTGG ACATCCAGGACTTTAACTCACGGCTGGTCTCCATGCTGTCCCTGCTACAGAATTGTCCTGATCCAAACCGCCACACCTTCTTCTACCTTATGCATCACCTTAGACG AATATCTGAGAAGCAGCACATCAACAAGATGTCTCTGCTGAACCTGGCTACAGTATTCGGTCCCAGCCTCTTACGCCCCCCTGTGGCTGGACTAGGGCATGACGCCTTTGTTGTGGACATCTCCCAGGAGGTGGTAGTGCAG GTGCAGGTGGTTTTCTGCTATCTGCAGTGCAACAACCTCCCTGAGGCCCAGATTGCTCTGCCACATGATACAGATGCTGAAGATGAGACCAGCCACACGTGA
- the ntn5 gene encoding netrin-1, which yields MMFLPFSPPPSTSLFPVVLLLLFLPPSLISSSLSHTPLSWTSPHDPCYQLDGRPRHCMSEFINAAYGVPVHASHSLQGPDYDTNITTLTDLHNPHNLTCWRANRGPDSGDWVLTLPLGRRFEITYISLQFCHQGEPSDPISISIFKSMDYGRTWRPMQHYASDCLGNFGLPSHTVAQTRHQETEPLCSDPRPLQKQRGGMVLAFSTLDGRPSSPDFDYSPTLQDWVTATDIRVVFHRLSKDIKVVNFDRRQEAQRHDGADNVRGTGLLRWRSGGQVDKLNTDDTLVFFDRETKNSEIRTRNKGEKMNKNDRKGHYKGSGQDENGHNVTSKEGGDSVQTDMLASSKKGGKSRGRGRKKENHWLPCPNRGCNWTVERRSRSSKGRELRKRRNNNLNSKQSAKNLQVAPPSAFKAPLALSDLQVGGRCKCNGHASRCRRDDTGRAVCVCEHHTSGPDCDVCEDFYFDRPWHRATPTHPNPCVACECNGHSNKCRFSMEVFQQSGRRSGGVCQKCRHHTAGRHCQYCQNGYTRDHSKPLNHRKACQPCQCHPLGAVGRWCNQTSGQCLCREGVTGLRCNRCAPGYKQGKSPLRPCIRIQEAAPTPVYQPQYSIAEECVSYCQPSQVKVRMNLETYCLKDYVLKVQVKGMERSGPWWQFSISVQTVFRARSTSRVRRGPLSLWVPDRDLSCGCPALHVGRTFLLIGAEEGEREWGPEESRLVADRSTLALQWREHWNVKLRAFRGQDKRGRCPAKSPSHHHHQHHHREHTKSQSGYIPPHLLPEKDTDTQSVKGVDAQTTAVSHTDGEINSTEATPMSTTAVLVCSTQSPE from the exons ATGATGTTCCTACCCTTTTCCCCTCCCCCCTCCACCTCTCTCTTCCCTGTTGTCttactcctcctcttcctccctccatccctaATCTCCTCTTCCCTTTCCCACACCCCACTGAGCTGGACTTCTCCTCATGACCCCTGCTACCAGCTAGATGGCCGCCCACGACACTGCATGTCAGAGTTTATCAATGCCGCTTATGGGGTCCCCGTCCATGCCAGTCACTCGCTACAAGGGCCTGATTATGACACAAACATCACCACCTTGACGGACCTCCACAACCCTCATAACCTCACCTGCTGGAGGGCTAACAGAGGTCCTGACTCTGGAGACTGGGTTCTCACTCTGCCACTGGGTCGACGCTTTGAGATCACCTATATAAGTTTACAGTTCTGCCACCAGGGGGAGCCCTCAGACCCCATTTCTATCTCCATCTTCAAGTCAATGGACTATGGGCGCACCTGGAGGCCGATGCAGCACTACGCCAGTGACTGCCTTGGGAACTTTGGGCTGCCCTCGCACACTGTGGCTCAGACCAGGCATCAAGAGACAGAGCCCCTCTGCTCAGACCCTCGCCCCTTGCAGAAACAGAGGGGTGGCATGGTGCTGGCCTTTTCAACACTGGATGGACGGCCATCATCTCCTGATTTTGATTATAGCCCCACCCTCCAAGACTGGGTGACGGCCACAGACATCCGCGTGGTTTTCCACCGGCTGTCCAAAGACATTAAGGTGGTAAACTTTGATAGGAGGCAAGAAGCACAAAGGCATGATGGTGCAGATAATGTGAGAGGGACTGGGCTTCTGAGGTGGAGATCGGGTGGACAAGTGGACAAATTAAACACAGATGATACACTGGTATTTTTTGACAGGGAAACAAAAAACTCAGAGATAAGAACGAGGAACAAAGgggagaaaatgaacaaaaatgacaGGAAGGGTCATTATAAAGGGTCAGGTCAAGATGAAAATGGACACAATGTGACCAGCAAGGAAGGGGGAGATAGTGTTCAGACAGATATGCTTGCTTCTTCAAAGAAAGGAGGGAAAAGCAGGGGGCGTGGCCGCAAGAAGGAAAATCACTGGCTGCCTTGTCCAAATAGAGGCTGTAATTGGACAGTCGAGCGGCGGagcagaagcagcaaagggCGTGAGCTTAGGAAGAGGAGGAACAATAATCTTAACTCAAAACAAAGTGCCAAGAATCTGCAGGTCGCTCCGCCCTCTGCATTCAAAGCTCCCCTGGCCCTCTCGGACCTGCAGGTGGGAGGCAGGTGTAAGTGCAATGGACATGCCTCCAGGTGTCGCCGTGACGACACAGGCCGAGCCGTGTGCGTGTGCGAGCATCACACGTCGGGGCCAGACTGTGACGTGTGTGAGGATTTCTACTTTGACAGACCTTGGCATCGAGCTACTCCCACACACCCAAACCCCTGTGTTG CCTGTGAGTGTAATGGCCATTCAAACAAGTGCCGTTTCAGCATGGAGGTGTTTCAGCAGTCGGGTCGACGCAGCGGAGGTGTGTGTCAAAAGTGTCGCCACCATACAGCCGGACGCCACTGCCAGTACTGCCAGAATGGATACACCCGAGACCACAGCAAACCGCTGAACCATCGCAAGGCCTGCCAAC CGTGCCAGTGTCATCCTCTGGGAGCAGTGGGCCGGTGGTGTAACCAGACATCCGGTCAGTGTCTCTGTCGAGAAGGAGTGACTGGCCTCAGGTGCAACCGCTGCGCCCCAGGCTACAAGCAGGGCAAGTCCCCTCTGCGGCCCTGCATAC gaaTTCAGGAAGCAGCCCCCACCCCGGTGTACCAGCCTCAATACAGCATAG cgGAGGAGTGTGTTTCATATTGCCAGCCCTCTCAGGTCAAAGTCAGGATGAACTTGGAGACTTATTGTCTCAAGGATTACG tgCTGAAGGTGCAGGTGAAAGGGATGGAGCGTTCGGGTCCCTGGTGGCAGTTCTCCATTTCGGTACAAACCGTATTCCGCGCCAGGTCCACCTCTCGCGTTCGCAGGGGCCCCCTCTCTCTGTGGGTCCCTGACCGAGACCTCAGCTGCGGCTGCCCCGCCCTGCACGTGGGTCGGACTTTTCTCCTGATTGGCGCAGAGGAAGGGGAGCGGGAGTGGGGCCCAGAAGAGAGTCGCCTGGTCGCAGATCGCTCCACTCTGGCCCTCCAGTGGCGGGAACACTGGAACGTCAAACTCAGGGCCTTCAGGGGCCAGGACAAGAGGGGCCGCTGTCCAGCAAAGTCCCCTagccaccaccaccatcagcaTCACCACAGGGAGCACACAAAGTCACAATCTGGGTACATCCCCCCTCATCTGCTGCCtgagaaagacactgacacacagtCTGTGAAAGGGGTCGACGCTCAAACCACAGCAGTGTCGCACACAGACGGTGAGATTAATTCTACGGAGGCGACCCCCATGTCCACTACAGCGGTTCTGGTGTGTTCTACTCAAAGTCCTGAATGA